The nucleotide window TTTAATCTTCTTGCTTTAAGATTTTAATGTCTTCAAGAATTTTTTCGATATCTTCAGGATTGGTACCATCATAGAAACCTCTTATTTGGCGCTTCTTGTCAATAAGCATAAAGTTCTCGGTATGGATCATATCGTACTCGTCACCATTGCCATCTGTTTTTACGGCCAAGTAGCTTTTTCTTGCTAACTCATAGATTTGTTTTTTATCGCCTGTTACTAAATTCCATTTACGGTCAATGACACCTTTTTTCTTAGCATATTTTTTAAGCTGAGCAACGCTATCAATTTTTGGTGTTACAGAGTGCGAAAGTAGCATTACCTCGTCATCACTAATAATTTCTTTTTGTATTTGGTACATGTGGTCTGTCATTATCGGACAGATGGTTTGGC belongs to Winogradskyella sp. J14-2 and includes:
- a CDS encoding SCO family protein, translating into MSFLSFFKEYKKFGIFFTVLSLIILAIIYNVLNVPAPLPIYQPAMVSEELVDSAIQHKAKYHKIADFSLINQNGETITQNTYKDKIYVADFFFTTCQTICPIMTDHMYQIQKEIISDDEVMLLSHSVTPKIDSVAQLKKYAKKKGVIDRKWNLVTGDKKQIYELARKSYLAVKTDGNGDEYDMIHTENFMLIDKKRQIRGFYDGTNPEDIEKILEDIKILKQED